A window of the Methanoregula sp. genome harbors these coding sequences:
- a CDS encoding very short patch repair endonuclease produces the protein MVDIFSPEKRSKIMASIKGKDTKIELMLRKALWKEGIRGYRVNTKLPGKPDIVFTKYKVAIFCDGDFWHGKDFDELKNRLNPYWIEKIQKNIERDEKNDTRLSKEEWIVLHFWESDILKNLEGCISKIQRTTQLRE, from the coding sequence ATGGTTGACATTTTCTCCCCAGAGAAGCGTAGCAAGATCATGGCCTCGATAAAAGGAAAGGATACTAAGATCGAGCTCATGCTTCGCAAGGCACTTTGGAAGGAAGGAATCCGGGGGTATCGTGTCAATACGAAATTACCTGGGAAACCGGATATTGTTTTTACAAAATATAAGGTTGCGATTTTTTGCGACGGTGATTTCTGGCATGGGAAGGATTTTGATGAATTGAAGAATCGGTTGAATCCGTACTGGATAGAGAAAATCCAAAAAAATATTGAACGTGACGAGAAAAATGATACTCGCCTATCAAAAGAAGAATGGATTGTTTTGCATTTTTGGGAAAGTGATATCCTAAAAAATTTGGAAGGATGCATCTCCAAAATCCAAAGAACAACACAATTACGAGAATAA
- a CDS encoding ATP-binding protein, whose translation MEHELDFKISSGLKNIIGRELITNDLMAIFELVKNSYDANAKKVRILFENIKDENKSKGSRILIIDDGSGMSYEDLLNKWLFVGYSDKKDFEKSLDGENPNYRKKIIGNRIFAGQKGIGRFSCDRLGSDLILLTKKEGEKEYQQLQLNWKKFEEDPKKEFHTIKVDYEKVSKTKIKDYGIQKDFNNGTILIISSLNDTWDEKKLLDLKRYLQRLINPSETGEITEIEISLEAEEFVQEDKKNIEEAKKKDKEWDIKVINGIVKNIVFEKLGIKTTQISCQVNETGEKIVTKLYDKNEFIFSLEEKNDYRLLKNINIKIFFLNKEAKQAFSRIMGLQPFRYGSIFLYKNRFRVHPYGDEGDDWLGLEGRKGQGYKRYLSNRELMGRIEVNGYQPGFKEVSSRDGGVIKTDAFNQLNDFFHKKVLRRLERYVVEGIDWDSDAKTPTEIKEDSLKLINKLVGMINDPEKDLEINPNLFQIAKEKQVEKLSEVMKNIESLKVHVKSAPARKYIESQLKAARIGIKILEEEKADIVEDLEAAKKSSLFLEQAVSADKDVLMSLNHSIKITTFTIERILKRLNQLIKEGKDSSEMIPLVDDIKIENDKIRVLSSYVSLASFDTKVESIKRDLVQFTKEYLDRILLGNKQDLKIKYENETLIFPYKFKPLEISIIFENLVDNSRKAGASWIRIKYEKQVNELHIFISDNGGGIPDTKIKHIFNRGYTTTNGSGLGLFYVNKLIGQNKGEIRFIGNNLPGMEKGACFEVIFR comes from the coding sequence ATGGAGCACGAACTTGATTTCAAAATCAGCTCTGGTTTAAAGAATATCATTGGTCGTGAATTAATTACTAATGATTTAATGGCAATCTTTGAGCTTGTCAAAAATTCGTATGATGCAAATGCAAAAAAAGTAAGGATCCTTTTTGAAAACATTAAGGATGAAAATAAATCAAAAGGATCTAGAATTCTTATTATTGATGATGGCTCGGGGATGTCATATGAAGATCTGCTCAATAAATGGCTTTTCGTCGGTTACTCTGATAAAAAAGATTTTGAGAAATCATTAGACGGGGAAAATCCGAATTATCGTAAAAAAATTATTGGGAATAGGATATTTGCAGGCCAAAAAGGTATTGGCCGATTTTCTTGCGATCGTTTGGGAAGCGACCTCATATTATTAACAAAAAAAGAAGGGGAAAAAGAATATCAACAACTCCAGTTAAATTGGAAAAAATTTGAAGAAGACCCAAAAAAAGAATTCCATACAATTAAGGTAGATTATGAAAAAGTCAGTAAAACCAAAATAAAAGATTACGGTATCCAAAAGGATTTTAATAACGGCACAATTCTCATAATCTCTTCACTGAATGATACCTGGGATGAGAAAAAATTATTAGATTTAAAAAGGTACCTTCAGAGATTAATAAATCCTTCAGAAACCGGTGAAATCACCGAGATCGAGATCTCTTTAGAGGCCGAGGAATTTGTTCAAGAAGATAAGAAAAACATTGAGGAGGCAAAGAAAAAAGACAAAGAATGGGATATCAAAGTTATCAATGGTATAGTAAAAAATATTGTTTTTGAAAAACTTGGAATAAAAACGACCCAAATTAGTTGTCAGGTAAATGAGACTGGTGAGAAAATAGTTACGAAACTTTACGATAAAAATGAATTCATCTTCAGTCTCGAAGAAAAAAATGATTATCGACTGTTAAAAAATATCAATATTAAGATCTTTTTTCTGAATAAAGAAGCGAAACAAGCTTTTTCAAGAATAATGGGATTGCAACCATTCAGGTATGGATCAATATTCTTGTACAAAAACCGATTCCGTGTTCATCCATACGGGGATGAGGGAGATGATTGGTTAGGACTTGAAGGAAGGAAGGGACAAGGGTATAAAAGATACCTTTCTAATCGGGAATTAATGGGACGCATCGAAGTTAACGGTTACCAGCCTGGGTTCAAGGAAGTATCAAGCAGAGATGGAGGAGTCATCAAGACAGATGCCTTTAACCAGCTGAACGATTTTTTCCATAAAAAAGTGCTTAGGAGACTGGAAAGGTATGTCGTCGAAGGCATAGATTGGGACTCCGATGCGAAAACTCCGACAGAAATTAAAGAGGACAGCTTAAAACTTATCAATAAACTCGTGGGCATGATCAATGATCCCGAAAAAGATTTGGAAATAAACCCTAACCTTTTCCAGATTGCGAAGGAGAAACAAGTCGAAAAACTTTCAGAAGTAATGAAAAACATTGAATCACTGAAAGTTCATGTAAAATCTGCACCTGCAAGAAAATATATTGAAAGCCAATTGAAAGCAGCTCGCATTGGAATAAAAATTTTAGAGGAGGAAAAAGCTGATATTGTAGAAGACCTAGAAGCTGCCAAAAAGTCCTCCCTTTTTCTCGAACAAGCAGTATCCGCAGACAAAGATGTACTGATGAGCTTAAATCATTCAATAAAAATTACAACTTTTACTATTGAGAGAATTCTCAAAAGACTTAATCAGCTTATCAAAGAGGGAAAGGACTCAAGTGAGATGATACCTTTAGTTGACGATATCAAAATTGAAAATGACAAAATCCGGGTATTATCAAGTTATGTCAGTTTGGCATCGTTCGATACAAAAGTTGAATCTATTAAACGTGATCTAGTCCAATTCACAAAAGAGTATCTTGATCGGATTCTACTTGGAAATAAACAGGATTTAAAGATAAAATATGAAAATGAGACCCTTATTTTTCCATATAAATTTAAACCGCTAGAGATTTCAATAATTTTCGAAAATTTGGTTGACAATTCGAGAAAAGCGGGCGCATCATGGATACGAATAAAATATGAAAAGCAAGTTAACGAACTACATATTTTTATCTCCGACAATGGTGGAGGTATCCCAGACACAAAAATAAAACACATATTCAATAGGGGATATACAACGACGAATGGATCAGGCCTCGGATTATTTTATGTCAATAAACTTATTGGCCAGAACAAAGGTGAGATTAGATTTATCGGGAACAATCTTCCGGGGATGGAAAAAGGGGCATGCTTTGAGGTAATTTTTAGATGA
- a CDS encoding DNA cytosine methyltransferase, protein MADRPENYIDLFAGCGGLSLGLHNAGWKGLFAIEKNQMAFATLKHNLIDKHQHFDWPDWLSPKAHDIKVVLKEHAKELKALEGEVDLIAGGPPCQGFSFAGKRDEQDHRNQLVNSYLDFVELVKPKMVFFENVRGFTAKFVKKPSDGKIYSEIVQKKLESLGYDVEPRIINFSEYGVPQRRRRFILVGINEGNAATFFENLKENKKSFLHEKGLPEISTAWDAISDLEQRHGKIKSSEFPNFQFGVYGPIQSEYQKVMKGDYTKNPDSHRFVNHRNKTMERFQFYLDTYPRNKNISSVTKEDLNLKKQSITPMDPNQPSPTLTTLTDDYIHYSEPRVLTVREFARLQSFNDWFEFKDKYTTGGTLRTSEVPRYTQVGNAIPPLFVEQAGIVLKAMG, encoded by the coding sequence ATGGCCGATCGCCCAGAAAATTATATCGACCTTTTTGCCGGATGCGGCGGACTATCTCTGGGCTTACACAACGCTGGATGGAAAGGGCTCTTTGCGATTGAAAAAAACCAGATGGCTTTCGCGACCCTCAAGCATAACTTGATAGATAAACACCAACATTTTGATTGGCCTGATTGGCTATCTCCTAAAGCTCATGACATCAAAGTTGTCCTGAAAGAACATGCTAAAGAACTAAAGGCACTTGAAGGCGAAGTTGACTTGATTGCAGGAGGCCCGCCATGCCAAGGATTCTCATTTGCTGGGAAGCGTGATGAACAGGATCACCGGAACCAGCTTGTCAATTCTTACCTGGACTTTGTGGAACTTGTCAAGCCAAAAATGGTTTTCTTCGAAAATGTTCGGGGATTTACGGCAAAATTCGTAAAGAAACCCTCGGACGGCAAGATCTACTCGGAAATTGTCCAGAAAAAATTAGAATCATTGGGATATGACGTAGAACCAAGGATAATTAATTTTTCGGAATATGGTGTTCCCCAGCGGAGAAGAAGGTTTATCCTTGTGGGAATAAACGAGGGAAATGCTGCAACTTTCTTTGAAAACCTTAAGGAAAATAAAAAATCGTTCCTCCATGAAAAAGGGTTACCTGAAATATCTACGGCCTGGGATGCAATATCAGATCTTGAACAGCGACATGGCAAGATAAAATCTTCCGAATTCCCGAATTTTCAATTTGGTGTGTATGGGCCGATTCAAAGCGAGTACCAAAAAGTCATGAAAGGGGATTACACAAAAAACCCAGATAGCCACAGGTTCGTTAACCACAGGAATAAGACAATGGAACGATTCCAATTTTATTTGGACACGTACCCCCGGAACAAGAACATAAGTAGCGTCACAAAAGAGGATCTTAACCTAAAGAAACAAAGCATCACTCCCATGGACCCAAACCAGCCGAGCCCAACCCTTACAACGTTAACTGATGACTATATCCATTATTCCGAACCACGGGTCCTTACGGTAAGGGAATTTGCCCGTCTCCAATCATTCAATGATTGGTTCGAGTTCAAGGATAAGTATACGACCGGCGGTACGTTAAGAACTTCTGAGGTTCCCCGGTACACTCAGGTAGGCAACGCGATACCGCCTTTATTTGTTGAACAAGCGGGGATTGTATTGAAGGCGATGGGTTAA